One part of the Oncorhynchus clarkii lewisi isolate Uvic-CL-2024 chromosome 7, UVic_Ocla_1.0, whole genome shotgun sequence genome encodes these proteins:
- the LOC139413097 gene encoding carbonyl reductase [NADPH] 1: MPKVALVTGSNKGIGFAIVRSLCKQFNGDVFLSGRDAGRGTAAVESLNSEGLKPLFQQLDIDNPESVRAARDFFNEKYGGLDVLINNAGIAFKNADTTPFGTQAEVTLKTNFFATRDMCNEFLPIIKPGGRVVNVSSVMSSIALNRCSPELQARFRSNDITEEELVGLMERFVQEAQAGAHSQGGWPDTAYGVSKTGLTVLSRIHARKLRHERPADQILLNACCPGWVRTDMAGPTATKSPDEGAITPVYLALLPAGAGEPQGQFVMDKKVHPW; the protein is encoded by the exons ATGCCAAAAGTTGCACTGGTGACTGGTTCCAATAAGGGGATTGGATTTGCAATTGTGCGGTCGCTTTGCAAGCAATTCAATGGTGATGTTTTCCTCAGTGGCCGGGATGCTGGCCGTGGCACAGCGGCTGTGGAGAGCCTGAATTCTGAAGGGCTGAAACCCCTCTTCCAACAGCTTGACATCGACAACCCAGAAAGTGTGCGGGCGGCCCGAGATTTCTTCAATGAGAAATACGGTGGCCTTGATGTGCTCATTAACAATGCTGGGATTGCCTTTAAAA ATGCTGATACTACACCCTTTGGAACCCAAGCTGAGGTGACTCTCAAAACAAACTTCTTTGCCACAAGAGACATGTGCAATGAGTTTCTCCCCATCATCAAACCAGGAG gGAGGGTGGTGAACGTGTCTAGTGTTATGAGCTCCATCGCCCTGAACCGCTGCAGCCCTGAACTCCAGGCCCGGTTCCGCagcaatgacatcacagaggaggAGCTGGTGGGGCTGATGGAGAGGTTTGTCCAGGAGGCCCAGGCAGGGGCGCACTCCCAGGGTGGCTGGCCCGACACAGCCTACGGGGTGTCCAAAACAGGCCTCACCGTGCTCTCCAGGATCCACGCCCGCAAGCTGAGGCATGAGAGACCAGCTGACCAGATCCTTCTGAATGCGTGCTGCCCGGGCTGGGTGAGGACCGATATGGCTGGGCCCACCGCCACCAAGTCACCTGACGAGGGCGCCATCACCCCCGTTTACCTGGCCCTGCTTCCTGCGGGGGCTGGGGAGCCGCAGGGACAGTTTGTGATGGACAAGAAGGTCCATCCGTGGTGA
- the LOC139413095 gene encoding SET domain-containing protein 4 isoform X1: MNEIIINIRTRSLPVNTNVYGSDFPSKPINMTRKQHGRRARKKRQRECRETTVQSVTLSHEPQFVALRRWLQQRGFSSKLLVPAHFSDTGRGLMTLQPIKAEDLVISLPEKCLLTTSTVLRSYIGEYIERWKPPVSPLLALCAFLISERHFGQRAEWKPYIDVLPQKYTCPAYFSDEVIDLLPGSLSGKALEQRAMVQELHSSSLDFFSSLQPLFSQPVESVFTYDALRWAWCSVNTRTVYMEHQHTPYMSRERNVYALAPYLDLLNHCPAIQVKASFSHVSRCYEIRSIQGCKRFQQAFICYGPHDNQRLLLEYGFVAPGNPHSVVYVDQVILQQCVCITDINQLAQKLLFLKKNDFLANLTLSLDGPSWRLMTALRLLSLKTEQYPFWKSVILGAGVSQDREEWSVDAALRLCHYLMVDNTRALNKISQLTERADVSLKEQLAVVECLRREEQGILGLNQEMLQGLQKQLLPSRQHAQLRAACTT, from the exons ATGAATGAGATTATTATCAACATTAGAACACGGAGTTTGCCAGTTAATACGAATGTCTATGGATCTGATTTCCCATCAAAGCCCATCAACATGACGAGGAAGCAACATGGGAGAAGGGCGAGAAAGAAGAGGCAACGGGAGTGCAGAGAAACAACTGTTCAGTCTG TGACACTATCTCATGAACCACAGTTTGTGGCTCTAAGAAGATGGCTGCAACAGAGAGGCTTCAGCTCCAAGCTTCTAGTACCTGCACACTTCTCAG ACACGGGACGTGGACTGATGACTTTACAGCCTATCAAG GCTGAGGATTTGGTGATCTCCTTACCAGAAAAATGCCTTTTAACTACCTCTACTGTTCTAAGGAGCTACATTGGTGAATACATAGAAAG ATGGAAACCGCCTGTGTCTCCTCTCTTAGCCCTCTGTGCTTTCCTCATCTCTGAGAGACATTTTGGCCAACGTGCAGAATGGAAGCCCTACATCGACGTCCTGCCCCAAAAATACACGTGCCCTGCTTACTTCTCAGATGAGGTCATCGACCTGCTGCCGGGGAGTCTGAGTGGGAAGGCCCTGGAGCAGAGAGCCATGGTTCAGGAGCTGCACTCCTCTTCGTTGGACTTCTTCAGCTCCCTCCAGCCTCTCTTCAGTCAGCCCGTGGAGAGTGTGTTCACGTATGATGCACTGCGCTGGGCATGGTGCAGTGTGAACACGCGCACTGTGTACATGGAGCACCAACACACCCCCTACATGTCCAGGGAGAGAAATGTGTATGCCTTAGCCCCCTACCTGGACCTGCTCAACCACTGCCCAGCCATACAG GTCAAGGCGAGCTTCAGCCATGTGAGCAGGTGCTATGAGATCCGTAGCATCCAAGGCTGCAAGAGATTCCAGCAGGCTTTTATCTGCTACGGTCCCCATGACAACCAACGTCTCCTGTTAGAGTATGGGTTTGTTGCTCCTGGAAACCCTCACAGTGTGGTGTATGTGGACCAAG TTATCCTTCAACAGTGCGTCTGTATAACAGACATAAATCAGCTGGcacagaagctactcttcctgaagAAAAATGACTTTTTAGC aAACTTGACTCTTAGTTTGGATGGGCCGTCCTGGAGACTGATGACCGCCCTCAGGCTGCTGTCACTTAAGACAGAACAATA CCCTTTCTGGAAGAGTGTCATCTTGGGGGCGGGGGTGagccaggacagagaggagtggagtgtcGATGCAGCCCTTAGACTTTGTCACTACCTGATGGTTGACAACACTAGAGCTCTGAACAAG ATATCCCAACTAACAGAGAGGGCAGACGTGTCTCTCAAGGAGCAGCTAGCTGTTGTGGAATGTCTACGTCGAGAGGAGCAAGGAATTCTGGGTCTTAACCAGGAAATGCTGCAGGGTCTTCAGAAACAATTGTTGCCAAGCAGACAGCATGCACAACTTAGAGCAGCATGCACAACTTAG
- the LOC139413095 gene encoding SET domain-containing protein 4 isoform X2, with amino-acid sequence MTRKQHGRRARKKRQRECRETTVQSVTLSHEPQFVALRRWLQQRGFSSKLLVPAHFSDTGRGLMTLQPIKAEDLVISLPEKCLLTTSTVLRSYIGEYIERWKPPVSPLLALCAFLISERHFGQRAEWKPYIDVLPQKYTCPAYFSDEVIDLLPGSLSGKALEQRAMVQELHSSSLDFFSSLQPLFSQPVESVFTYDALRWAWCSVNTRTVYMEHQHTPYMSRERNVYALAPYLDLLNHCPAIQVKASFSHVSRCYEIRSIQGCKRFQQAFICYGPHDNQRLLLEYGFVAPGNPHSVVYVDQVILQQCVCITDINQLAQKLLFLKKNDFLANLTLSLDGPSWRLMTALRLLSLKTEQYPFWKSVILGAGVSQDREEWSVDAALRLCHYLMVDNTRALNKISQLTERADVSLKEQLAVVECLRREEQGILGLNQEMLQGLQKQLLPSRQHAQLRAACTT; translated from the exons ATGACGAGGAAGCAACATGGGAGAAGGGCGAGAAAGAAGAGGCAACGGGAGTGCAGAGAAACAACTGTTCAGTCTG TGACACTATCTCATGAACCACAGTTTGTGGCTCTAAGAAGATGGCTGCAACAGAGAGGCTTCAGCTCCAAGCTTCTAGTACCTGCACACTTCTCAG ACACGGGACGTGGACTGATGACTTTACAGCCTATCAAG GCTGAGGATTTGGTGATCTCCTTACCAGAAAAATGCCTTTTAACTACCTCTACTGTTCTAAGGAGCTACATTGGTGAATACATAGAAAG ATGGAAACCGCCTGTGTCTCCTCTCTTAGCCCTCTGTGCTTTCCTCATCTCTGAGAGACATTTTGGCCAACGTGCAGAATGGAAGCCCTACATCGACGTCCTGCCCCAAAAATACACGTGCCCTGCTTACTTCTCAGATGAGGTCATCGACCTGCTGCCGGGGAGTCTGAGTGGGAAGGCCCTGGAGCAGAGAGCCATGGTTCAGGAGCTGCACTCCTCTTCGTTGGACTTCTTCAGCTCCCTCCAGCCTCTCTTCAGTCAGCCCGTGGAGAGTGTGTTCACGTATGATGCACTGCGCTGGGCATGGTGCAGTGTGAACACGCGCACTGTGTACATGGAGCACCAACACACCCCCTACATGTCCAGGGAGAGAAATGTGTATGCCTTAGCCCCCTACCTGGACCTGCTCAACCACTGCCCAGCCATACAG GTCAAGGCGAGCTTCAGCCATGTGAGCAGGTGCTATGAGATCCGTAGCATCCAAGGCTGCAAGAGATTCCAGCAGGCTTTTATCTGCTACGGTCCCCATGACAACCAACGTCTCCTGTTAGAGTATGGGTTTGTTGCTCCTGGAAACCCTCACAGTGTGGTGTATGTGGACCAAG TTATCCTTCAACAGTGCGTCTGTATAACAGACATAAATCAGCTGGcacagaagctactcttcctgaagAAAAATGACTTTTTAGC aAACTTGACTCTTAGTTTGGATGGGCCGTCCTGGAGACTGATGACCGCCCTCAGGCTGCTGTCACTTAAGACAGAACAATA CCCTTTCTGGAAGAGTGTCATCTTGGGGGCGGGGGTGagccaggacagagaggagtggagtgtcGATGCAGCCCTTAGACTTTGTCACTACCTGATGGTTGACAACACTAGAGCTCTGAACAAG ATATCCCAACTAACAGAGAGGGCAGACGTGTCTCTCAAGGAGCAGCTAGCTGTTGTGGAATGTCTACGTCGAGAGGAGCAAGGAATTCTGGGTCTTAACCAGGAAATGCTGCAGGGTCTTCAGAAACAATTGTTGCCAAGCAGACAGCATGCACAACTTAGAGCAGCATGCACAACTTAG
- the LOC139413096 gene encoding quinone oxidoreductase-like protein 1 isoform X1, with product MYLFCKISAYSLTWFNNNFGSTSFYFHCTGLYCKLGETAADAKFVVRETNVPSALGSNQVKVQVKACALSPLDIKLHEDLKFQRDLVPVGREIVGIVLQVGPKVTFFQPDDEVVGILPLDTAMSGLCDAVVINEHHLVQKPEKLSWVEAAGAIRDGLRAYTALHTLARMASGHTLLVLDGASPFGVLAIQLAHYHGVKVLASALSSEDQKFLEQLRPSVARVIGVWDAKVDLVASCLEETGGLGVDIVIDSGVRLHEEEPEARCLLPYKHDIITLLGVGGHWVTTEQNLQLDPPDSRSLFLKAASLSFLNEEVWGASSARQGRYLHIMKDIVEKLSTGTLRPQLEDPVPLYDATVSMEMVQKKQVRKRLVIQL from the exons atgtatttgtTTTGTAAGATATCTGCATACTCATTGACATGGTTTAACAATAATTTTGGCAGCACAAGTTTCTACTTTCATTGCACAG GGCTTTACTGTAAACTGGGTGAAACCGCTGCAGATGCGAAATTTGTCGTCCGGGAGACG AATGTACCCAGTGCCCTTGGTAGCAACCAGGTCAAAGTGCAAGTGAAGGCATGTGCCCTTAGTCCACTGGATATAAAA CTCCACGAGGATCTAAAGTTCCAAAGGGACCTGGTGCCAGTAGGGAGGGAGATTGTTGGGATTGTCCTCCAAG TTGGGCCTAAGGTGACCTTTTTCCAACCTGATGATGAAGTTGTAG GAATTCTGCCCTTGGATACAGCAATGTCTGGTTTGTGCGATGCCGTTGTCATCAACGAGCATCATCTTG TGCAGAAGCCAGAGAAGTTGAGCTGGGTGGAGGCGGCAGGGGCCATTCGGGATGGACTGCGGGCCTATACAGCCCTCCATACCCTAGCCCGTATGGCATCCGGGCACACTCTGCTGGTGCTGGACGGAGCCAGT CCCTTTGGAGTTCTGGCCATCCAGCTGGCCCACTACCATGGAGTTAAAGTACTGGCGTCAGCCCTGTCCTCCGAAGACCAGAAGTTCCTGGAGCAGCTTCGGCCCAGCGTCG CCAGGGTGATAGGTGTGTGGGATGCCAAGGTAGACCTGGTGGCTTCTTGTTTGGAAGAGACGGGCGGTCTAGGGGTGGACATTGTCATTGACTCCGGAG TGAGATTGCATGAGGAGGAGCCAGAGGCCAGGTGTCTTCTGCCCTACAAGCATGACATCATCACCCTGCTTGGGGTTGGAGGTCACTGGGTTACAACTGAGCAAAACCTGCAG CTGGACCCTCCAGATAGCCGCAGCCTCTTCCTGAAGGCCGCCTCCCTGTCTTTCCTCAACGAGGAAGTGTGGGGGGCATCCAGTGCCCGCCAGGGGAGGTACCTCC ACATCATGAAGGATATAGTGGAGAAGCTTTCCACTGGAACCTTAAG GCCCCAGCTAGAGGACCCGGTGCCTTTGTATGATGCCACCGTTTCTATGGAGATGGTGCAAAAGAAACAAGTCCGGAAGAGGTTGGTTATTCAACTCTGA
- the LOC139413096 gene encoding quinone oxidoreductase-like protein 1 isoform X2, producing MKGLYCKLGETAADAKFVVRETNVPSALGSNQVKVQVKACALSPLDIKLHEDLKFQRDLVPVGREIVGIVLQVGPKVTFFQPDDEVVGILPLDTAMSGLCDAVVINEHHLVQKPEKLSWVEAAGAIRDGLRAYTALHTLARMASGHTLLVLDGASPFGVLAIQLAHYHGVKVLASALSSEDQKFLEQLRPSVARVIGVWDAKVDLVASCLEETGGLGVDIVIDSGVRLHEEEPEARCLLPYKHDIITLLGVGGHWVTTEQNLQLDPPDSRSLFLKAASLSFLNEEVWGASSARQGRYLHIMKDIVEKLSTGTLRPQLEDPVPLYDATVSMEMVQKKQVRKRLVIQL from the exons ATGAAAGGGCTTTACTGTAAACTGGGTGAAACCGCTGCAGATGCGAAATTTGTCGTCCGGGAGACG AATGTACCCAGTGCCCTTGGTAGCAACCAGGTCAAAGTGCAAGTGAAGGCATGTGCCCTTAGTCCACTGGATATAAAA CTCCACGAGGATCTAAAGTTCCAAAGGGACCTGGTGCCAGTAGGGAGGGAGATTGTTGGGATTGTCCTCCAAG TTGGGCCTAAGGTGACCTTTTTCCAACCTGATGATGAAGTTGTAG GAATTCTGCCCTTGGATACAGCAATGTCTGGTTTGTGCGATGCCGTTGTCATCAACGAGCATCATCTTG TGCAGAAGCCAGAGAAGTTGAGCTGGGTGGAGGCGGCAGGGGCCATTCGGGATGGACTGCGGGCCTATACAGCCCTCCATACCCTAGCCCGTATGGCATCCGGGCACACTCTGCTGGTGCTGGACGGAGCCAGT CCCTTTGGAGTTCTGGCCATCCAGCTGGCCCACTACCATGGAGTTAAAGTACTGGCGTCAGCCCTGTCCTCCGAAGACCAGAAGTTCCTGGAGCAGCTTCGGCCCAGCGTCG CCAGGGTGATAGGTGTGTGGGATGCCAAGGTAGACCTGGTGGCTTCTTGTTTGGAAGAGACGGGCGGTCTAGGGGTGGACATTGTCATTGACTCCGGAG TGAGATTGCATGAGGAGGAGCCAGAGGCCAGGTGTCTTCTGCCCTACAAGCATGACATCATCACCCTGCTTGGGGTTGGAGGTCACTGGGTTACAACTGAGCAAAACCTGCAG CTGGACCCTCCAGATAGCCGCAGCCTCTTCCTGAAGGCCGCCTCCCTGTCTTTCCTCAACGAGGAAGTGTGGGGGGCATCCAGTGCCCGCCAGGGGAGGTACCTCC ACATCATGAAGGATATAGTGGAGAAGCTTTCCACTGGAACCTTAAG GCCCCAGCTAGAGGACCCGGTGCCTTTGTATGATGCCACCGTTTCTATGGAGATGGTGCAAAAGAAACAAGTCCGGAAGAGGTTGGTTATTCAACTCTGA